The genomic segment TCCGCCGCCCCCGTCGACGTGGTTCGTCACCGGCCCTCCTGCGGACGGGTGCCGCGCGGGCGCCGGCGCCCGGACGGGGCGGCGGTCAGCGGGTCGCGGCCCGGCGGCCGCCGCCCGCGCCGGCTCCCGTCCCGCCGCCGCGGGCCGCGCCCTTCGCGCCGCCCTTCGCCGCTGCCTTGCCGCCCTTGGCCGGGGCCTTCGCCGGGGCGCGGCGCGCCGGCTTCGCGGCGGGCCCCTTGGCGCGCTTCTCCGCCAGCAGCTCCGCGGCCCGCTCCAGGGTCACGGACTCCACCGCGTCCTCCTTGCGCAGGGTCGCGTTGACGGTGCCGTCGGTCACGTAGGGGCCGAAGCGGCCCTCCTTGACCACCACCGGGGCGCCGCTGACCGGGTCCGCGCCCAGCTCGCGCAGGGGCGCGGTCGCCGCGCGCGCCCCCCGGCCGCGCTTGGGCTGGGCGTAGACCGCCAGCGCCTGCTCGAGGGTGATGTCGAAGATCTGGTCCTCCGACTCCAGCGAGCGCGAGTCGGTGCCCCGCTTCAGGTAGGGCCCGTAGCGGCCGTTCTGGGCGGTGATCTCCTCGCCCGTGGCCGGGTCGGTGCCCACGAGCCGCGGCAGCGACAGCAGGCGCAGGGCGTCGTCGAGGGTGACCGTCTGCAGCTGCATGCCCTTGAACAGCGAGCCGGTGCGCGGCTTCGCCGACTTCGGCGCGTCCTCGGGCAGCACCTCGGTCACGTACGGGCCGTAGCGGCCCGCGCGGGCGACCACGGTGCGCCCGGTCGCCGGGTCCGCGCCCAGCTCGCGGTCGCCGTCCCCGGAGGTGGCCAGCAGCTCGCGGGCCCGCTCGACCGTCAGCTCGTCGGGGGCGACGTCGTCGGGCACGGAGGCCCGCTGGGGCTCCCCGCCCGGGACCTCCGGCGGCGCCTCGAGGTACGGGCCGTAGCGGCCCACCCGCAGCGTGATGCCCTCGCCGACGTCGAGGGAGTTGATGCCCCGCGCGTCGATCTCGCCGAGGTCGTCCACCAGCGGCTTGAGGCCCCGCCCCGGCGACTCGTCGCCAGGGCCGAAGTAGAAGCGGCCCAGCCACGCCGAGCGGTCCTCGGAGCCGCCGGCGATGCGGTCGAGGTCGTCCTCCATGGCGGCGGTGAAGTCGTAGTCGACGAGGTAGCCGAAGTGCTCCTCCAGCAGGCGCACCACCGCGAACGCCAGCCAGCTCGGCACCAGCTGGTTCCCGCGCCGCCACACGTACCCGCGCTCGGTGATGGTGGCGATGGTCGCCGCGTACGTGGAGGGGCGGCCGATGCCGCGCTCCTCGAGGGCCTTGACGAGGCTGGCCTCGGTGTAGCGCGGCGGCGGGGACGTCTCGTGCCCCTCGGCGTCGGCCTCCAGGACGTCGAGCACCTGCCCGCGCACCAGCTCCGGCAGGCGCCGCTCGTCGTCCTCCCCGGCGCGCGCGTGGCGGTCCTCGTCGCGGCCCTCCTCGTAGGCGGCGAGGAAGCCCCGGAAGGTGATCACCGTGCCGGACGCCGCGAGCTCGACGTCCCGCGCGCCGGCCTCGGCGGAGGGCGCCGGCACCCGCGCCCCCAGGCGCACGCTGGCGGTCGAGCCGCGGGCGTCCTCCATCTGGCTGGCCACGGTGCGCTGCCAGACCAGCTCGTAGAGGCGGAACTCGTCCCCGCGCAGCTGGCCGGCCACCTGGGCGGGGGTGCGGAAGGCGTCGCCGGCGGGCCGGATCGCCTCGTGCGCCTCCTGCGCGTTCTTCGACTTCGAGGCGTACGCGCGCGGGCGCGCCGGCACGTGCTCGGGCCCGTACAGCTGCGTCGCCTGGGCGCGCGCCGCGCGCAGCGCCTGCTCGGAGAGCACGGTGGAGTCGGTGCGCATGTACGTGATGAAGCCGTTCTCGTACAGCGTCTGCGCCGTGCGCATCGTCTGCCGCGCCAACCAGCGCAGCTTGCGCGAGGCCTCCTGCTGCAGCGTGGACGTGGTGAACGGCGCGGCCGGACGGCGCGTGTAGGGCTTCTCCTCGACGCCGAGCACCGTCGCGGTGCTGGTGCGCAGCCCCTGCGCCACCTCGGTGGCCAGCGCCTCGTCCAGGCGCACGACCTCCGCCGCGGCGCGCGCCCGCAGCTGCCCGGTGTCGTCGAAGTCGCGCCCGGTCGCCACGCGCCGGCCGTCCACGGCCGCCAGCCGGGTGCCGAACGCGCCGCCCTGCTCCTGCGGCGCGACCTGGGCGCGCACGTCCCAGTAGGACGCCGCGCGGAACGCCATCCGCTCGCGCTCGCGCTCGACCACCAGGCGCGTGGCCACCGACTGCACGCGCCCGGCGGACAGCCCGGCCCGCACCTTGCGCCACAGCACCGGGGAGACCTCGTAGCCGTAGAGGCGGTCGAGGATGCGGCGGGTCTCCTGCGCGTCGACCAGGCGCGCGTCGATGTCGCGCGTGGCCTCCAGGGCCCGCCGGATCGCCTCGGGCGTGATCTCGTGGAAGACCATGCGCCTGACCGGCACCTTCGGCTGCAGCGTCTGCAGCAGGTGCCAGGCGATGGCCTCGCCCTCGCGGTCCTCGTCCGTGGCGAGGTACAGCTCGTCCGCGTCCTTCAGCGCCCGCTTGAGCTCGGTGACCTTCTTCCTCTTGTCGGCGTCGACGACGTAGTACGGCTCGAAGCCGTGCTCGACGTCGACCGCGAACCTGCCGAAGGGGCCCTTCTTCATCTCCGCCGGCAGCTCGGAGGGCTGGGGCAGGTCGCGGATGTGCCCGACGCTGGCCTCGACGTCGTAGCCGTCGCCGAGGTAGCCGGCGATCGTGCGCGCCTTGGCGGGCGACTCGACGATCACCAGGCGGCGACCGCCGGCGGGCGAGGACGAACGGGCCACGGGGAGCGCCTTCCGGGACGGGGGCGGGACGGCTGCGCAGCGCAGCAGCGACGAACGGTAACCCGAAACGCGCCCGTCACCGCACAGGCCGGGCCGGGCCTGTGGGGCCGGGCCCGGCGCGGCGGGCGGCTGCGCCGGGGCGGACGGCGCTCGGAGGCCCGGCGGCGCTCGGAGGGCGGGCGGCGCTCGGAGGGCGCCGGCGCCGCAGCGCCAGCACGGCCGCCTGCACCGCGCAGCTGGCCGCCCCGACGGCCAGCGCGCCCCCGAGCGCCGCCAGCGCCAGCTCCCAGCGGCCGGAGCCCGGCGCGAGCACCGCCCAGGCCCGCCCCAGCAGCAGCGCGGCGCCCAGCGCGCCCCCCGCGGCCCCGAGGGCGAGCAGCCCGGTCGCGGCCCCGTGCCCACCGCCGGCGCCGCTCCTCCTGGTGCCGCCGGTGCCGCCGCTCCTCCCGGTCCCGCCGGTGCCGCCGCTCCTCCCGGTCCCGCCGGTGCCGCCGTCCTCGCGCGGGGCGGCGGCCAGGGCCGCGCAGACGAGACCGGCCCAGGCCCCGACCACGAGCACGGCCGCGACGACGTCGCTGGCCCGGTGCCAGGCGGCCACGAGCGTCGCTCCGCCGGTGACGGCGGTGTAGACCGCCCCCGCCACGGCCGCGGTCGGCCTCGAGCGCGGCGGGAGGACGAGCAGCAGCGCCGCGGCCGCCGCGGCCGCGAACGCGGTGTGGCCGCTGGGCAGGGTGTTCGCGGTGGACCCGACGTCGACGAGCTCGGGGCGCGGCAGGACCCACCGCTTGAGCGCCTGAGTGGTCGCCGTCGCGCCCAGGACGAGCACGACGGCGGCGGCGGCCACCCCGGCGCGGCGCCGCACCAGCCCCACGCCGGCGACCA from the Quadrisphaera sp. DSM 44207 genome contains:
- the topA gene encoding type I DNA topoisomerase; this encodes MARSSSPAGGRRLVIVESPAKARTIAGYLGDGYDVEASVGHIRDLPQPSELPAEMKKGPFGRFAVDVEHGFEPYYVVDADKRKKVTELKRALKDADELYLATDEDREGEAIAWHLLQTLQPKVPVRRMVFHEITPEAIRRALEATRDIDARLVDAQETRRILDRLYGYEVSPVLWRKVRAGLSAGRVQSVATRLVVERERERMAFRAASYWDVRAQVAPQEQGGAFGTRLAAVDGRRVATGRDFDDTGQLRARAAAEVVRLDEALATEVAQGLRTSTATVLGVEEKPYTRRPAAPFTTSTLQQEASRKLRWLARQTMRTAQTLYENGFITYMRTDSTVLSEQALRAARAQATQLYGPEHVPARPRAYASKSKNAQEAHEAIRPAGDAFRTPAQVAGQLRGDEFRLYELVWQRTVASQMEDARGSTASVRLGARVPAPSAEAGARDVELAASGTVITFRGFLAAYEEGRDEDRHARAGEDDERRLPELVRGQVLDVLEADAEGHETSPPPRYTEASLVKALEERGIGRPSTYAATIATITERGYVWRRGNQLVPSWLAFAVVRLLEEHFGYLVDYDFTAAMEDDLDRIAGGSEDRSAWLGRFYFGPGDESPGRGLKPLVDDLGEIDARGINSLDVGEGITLRVGRYGPYLEAPPEVPGGEPQRASVPDDVAPDELTVERARELLATSGDGDRELGADPATGRTVVARAGRYGPYVTEVLPEDAPKSAKPRTGSLFKGMQLQTVTLDDALRLLSLPRLVGTDPATGEEITAQNGRYGPYLKRGTDSRSLESEDQIFDITLEQALAVYAQPKRGRGARAATAPLRELGADPVSGAPVVVKEGRFGPYVTDGTVNATLRKEDAVESVTLERAAELLAEKRAKGPAAKPARRAPAKAPAKGGKAAAKGGAKGAARGGGTGAGAGGGRRAATR
- a CDS encoding phosphatase PAP2 family protein; this translates as MSTPAGPAPAAGPAPGGRAGATGRPGAGEPRWGLVASALLVAAACAAGVLGLHRVFVLSARGQLVDEATRAGARAGEDRLAASVQAVLDAALGVVSALALLLVLVVVAGVGLVRRRAGVAAAAVVLVLGATATTQALKRWVLPRPELVDVGSTANTLPSGHTAFAAAAAAALLLVLPPRSRPTAAVAGAVYTAVTGGATLVAAWHRASDVVAAVLVVGAWAGLVCAALAAAPREDGGTGGTGRSGGTGGTGRSGGTGGTRRSGAGGGHGAATGLLALGAAGGALGAALLLGRAWAVLAPGSGRWELALAALGGALAVGAASCAVQAAVLALRRRRPPSAARPPSAAGPPSAVRPGAAARRAGPGPTGPARPVR